AGTCTatctagaaattaaaaatgaaaatttagaaaagacAACTTCTAAAAATTCTACAGACtaacttatatataaactaattttatattatggaaaagagtaatttatcttttttataagtttttacaGTGTCTTGGGGAGTGTTAGTGTAGTTCATCCAATCTACAAGAAAAACCAGAAAGAAGGGAGAACAGAAAGCAACTGCAAACCTTCTCATCCTTGGCCAAAGCATCCAAAAGCATGTTGTAGCCAAAAATGTCCAACTTATACCCACGCGTAACCATGTCCCGATAAACCTGAAAAGCAGTAGAAGAATCCCGGGACCTCAAGTAGGCTTGGAGCAAGCACTTGTAGGTGTAAGCGTTGAGTCTGAGGTCCCACTTCTTGACGAGTGCAACGCAGCGTTCCAAGTCCTCGCCGGAGCCAAAGAAGCCGACGAGGATGTTGACGGTGGAAATGGAGCCGCGGACGGCATTGCGGTGCATCTGGCTGAGGAGGTCGCGGGCCTGGTCGAAGCGGGCTGGGTTGGTGGACTTGGAGAGAATGAGGAAGAGACGGTTGTAGGTGAAGGACTCGTGACGGAAATCGGGGGAGAGGGAGGGGCAGAAGTGGAAGAATTTGAGGGCGAGCGAAGGGCTCTTCAGGTTTTTCAGTATTTCGGAGGCTTCGaggggagagagagagagggagagagactGGAGGTAGTCGGAGAGGTCGGAGAAAGGGTCGGAGAAGGAGGACGGCGGAGGGGAGAGGAGGATTTGGGTGGCTTTGCAGATGAGGTCACGGCGGGGGAGGAGGTAGCCTCGCGGGTCGGAGGGGAGGGGCGGTGGCGGAGTCACCTCCGCCGCGAGGGAGCGGCCAGTGGGGGCGGTGGAGGTGATCCTGGCGGTGTACTTTGTGGCGAAGCAGCGGCGGAGATGGAAGATGTGTGGGGTTTTCATTTGCGGTTGGGTTTGGTGGGGTTATTGGGACAGTGTTGGGTTCTACTTCTTCACCGTGCTTGCTTAGTTCCTCTTCCAAAACGCAAGCTTTTGTAATTTGCATAAGaggaatattttaatattaagaaaaagaagaaaaattagatataattttaattattaatgttattatagtattttattttaaaagtttgaaaaaaatttagttgTGAAATAAATCAGATTATAATAGGTAATTTAAATATTGACATCCATACAGAAAAGTTacatgttattttgaaatacagtGAGATGACTTTGATGTGGAACGTATTCGgcatgttatcaaaaaatttagaagatattaaacatataaaatatattaaaataagaaaatatttttattgatatattaatttatatagaaaGAGAACAAAAGAATTTGGGGGAACTAAAACCACATAAGGAAAAGGTAAAGCTCCTCACTGGCCATGGTATACTTTTAAACGACTGATATAAGAAAAGGCAATATAtgtagaatttatttaaaagcctatttttttttctttgaagttCAGCTGTATTTGTTACTGAAAACTAATGTAGATCACAATGGGGAACATTCAAATGGCTGACTTACACCATATTAAACGAAGAATGTTAAAACAATccatttctttattataattcattccattcaatttattaattacaataaaaaaatattatttcatttattggTAATAGATTATTTATCACTTACTACTTTTTAGAATCTTCTCATTAATAAGCAAAAATTAATCTAACTGTTATTTATacaactatttattttatttttattttttaaatttctaaaatgtatttttagaattatttttacaaaatataatttcaaacatcgctttaaaatattttaagaaaattcttCTGGAAATAACAGTAATTCATTTTAAACTATactatataataagaaaataaaaaaaaaatagtacgaGAAACATGTAATAATTTCAAAtgcaatcattttttaatttcttttgcacCATTGTTATAAGTCGTTAACAATATAAGTTATccttacaaattaaaaaaaaaaaaaaatttgttttctacATGAGCAGTATCACTGAAACATAAACACggtttaaattatttcattttatgaatattttcaaaataaattttaaatgtataacaCTACTAATCCAAactaagttaattaattttatcgGACATTAGTAAATGtttgtttcttatatataaaacGTGTGGTAGTATTGTTTTTTAGATAAATTGGATATCCATCCATAACATATTATTTGCTCAATGAATTCttataattatgaaatagatacttttaaataatttttactagATAGCAGTGAATTAATGCGTTACTTCTATGAATCTATTATAGTCAAAACTAAAAGTTATAAGATCATTTTATCTATCTATCCATAAAATCAATTGGCAACCCTATCGAAGTGGAACATAATGGCAGTACATGGTGGGCTCGtgttatatgaaaataatggtgTGCTTGTTATTTAGAAACGAGAAGATAAACAAAGTCTCTctgaaaattcattattttacaataaaattgaaattatttggACCAAAATGTCAATCACAGGTTACACCCATTATTGTAATGGCTGGAATAATCACACATCTATGACTATCTACGCCCTGACTAAACACGGGGTACAGTGCTTCACATTCAAACAATAATACAATAATCCCCTATTCTCTAAGACCCAAATCTTGACTGATTGGACGAGTTTCCAATGATTCATGAATATAATTTGCTACACCGGTGGTCCATTAAACACAAGTAACTAATGGTTTAACATTAATATAATCTCGCACACAGATTAGAGGCATCAAGAAAAAGACCCCCAATTACAAGGTTCAACGGCAGCCGGATTCTCCTTTCGTTGGTTGAAAAGATTGATCTTGGTTCGCGCATCCATGCCTAATCAAGCTTGACATTAGAATATAGAAGCGTGTCCCTTGTGAGCGGCATATTCAGGAGGTAGCATATCTGCCagcaaacaaataaattagtaaaatattatacacCAATTTTAACATCACTTATCCACCATTGTATTGTTTATGACAGATTCCTCTATGTATCAATCTCAAATCCACCATTGTATCGTAAATGACGGATCCTAAAGGACCTATTTGCGTAATTTATTATCCCACTCATGAGTTATACTTTCCAGAGAGAACCATGGTTAATTGAAAGAAACTGACACTTATGATAACAGTGTCCACTGAATTTCCCTGAATAATTACCCTGCCCCAgctgaaataaaaataaaaattcttccAATATTCAGCTAGTAATGACATTTTAAACCAAACACAAAAGatgtttctttcaatttttcatgtttttatctaataatatgattatagtattactatttatttttatctaatactTACCCCCATAAGGGTTGAAAGGAGCAATAGAATTCCTGTTACCCAAGCAAGGGTTCTCCTAACCAGCACCACTTCTGGCAATGTTGCATTGAGTGCACTTGTTTCGGCCAACCATCGAGCAGTGTGGTGAGGAGTAAAGATTACATCAAACTTCTTTTCCAACTCCTCTGTAGTAGCCACATGACAGTAGATTATTCCAACAATTTGACCTGCTCAGTAATTGATCATTAAGAggttaaaataaagcaaataaactttttaaatcaatattgCTGACATCTGATGATCCGAAGAATATGAATGATTAGCTAAGAGGTTGCTAGTTATTTGACTAGGCTTTctatattaaaacaaatcatTGCCAATATTGCAAGgctttaatgtaaaataaaaaaacatacaacaatTATTTAAGCCTGCAAAATTCACCTTTATATGCTTCCTGCAATGAACTAACTATCTTTGACAAAGTTGCATATAGCACTTCAATTCCATGCTCAGCAATACTTTCAGTCTCATATTGCTCTTGCAAAACCTAGCTCATGTtagtcaacaaaaaaaaaatatctcaatAACAATAACAGTCAACACATATCGCAGATAGATATGAACAAAGCATTATGCCATAGACTGAAGAATAAAGTGGAAAAGTAAgtgtatattttattgattatcaGTTATGTTCACAAACTTAATAGCAAAAGGAATGCTCACTGTCTCAAGTATACaatattacttttgttttcttttttgcataTAGAGAtagataaagaaataaaagtaataatgtaATCAAGGCTCCTTTTGTCGTGGTAATGAAATTaggaattaaaaatttactGTGCGGGGAGACCCTAAGCATTGGAGAAATATGTCTCGAAGACATGTGATACATGTAAATTGAGAAAAAGTACTAGGAAGAAAATTCACAAAATACTGTGTATTGAAAGAACTGTTTCTCTTTCAGAGTTGCATTCAACTGCTACTAATGAGTTTAATGAGATTAGCTACACATTTTTCCCAATACTTAATTAAATACTATAATAGCAGTTAAATGAGTTTAATGCACTGCTGAACcgaaacaaacaaacataaaagtGTTATTGTGTTTTAGTTGTACAAtatcaaataacaaaacaagataaacaaattcttttaatttggaAAAGTTCAAGTCATTGACTGTGTGTAGAAATGCAAATCAACTTCAAGATGAATTATATTAgctatttcttctttttaaaaccTGTTGCTTTATACAGAAGTGCAGTGACCGCATGAAGAGTTTTTGAGAAAAAATGCCAGATCTGGAAATCTTAAAAGCCTGCAATCTTTAGATTTAGAAGTATCAAACTAGTAGCTTTgcaatatctttttattttatccaaaaCATAGTGTAATGAACTGGTTTGGGCAtagttcaattcaattcaattggTATGAAgtttaagaataagaaaagtGTTGATTTGAATCTGgaaaatagtattttagaatGCACTTCAATTAGAGCAAAAGAACAAGTTCAGTTGGGTTAAAGAAACAGTTcagtttaaatatttcaaataagttCACAGTTTAGATACAGTACAGATCAAATTTACTCAATTTGTTTTCAATTCAGTCCATTCCTGAAAACTATATTTCAGTTTAATTCCACTATCACACAATTCAATGCAGTTTAACCTTTTTGAACACCCCCTCTAGCCAAGAATGCAGCCATGTAAACACTCTTGCTGAGTGTTCCATTTCATTGCTATTGTGCCTATTGTGGAAAATGATGGAAAGCCAGTAAaccaccatatatatatatatatatatatatatatatatatatatatatatatatatatatatatatatatatatatatatatatatatatatatatNatatatatatatatatatatatatatatatatatatatatatatatatatatatatatatatatatatatatatatatatatatatatattagataatgCTGCACATAAATATGATGGAAACTATAAATTTATGACAGTATTGTAACCTTACTCCTAATACATAATTGCTAGCATTTGTTGGTTACACATAACTGCCATCCTACAGTTATACAGAACTAATTACTACCAGTTATCTTCTACACATAATTCTAGAGTTTCTAATACAGAtctgttttctgttgcggttAATTTCTACACAACTGTCTTAACTGCCCCTAACTCAGTTTCTGGGAAAATAGTGCAAGTTGCATGTCAGTTATTCCAGAAATTCAAAggaaaaaatggttaaaaacaAGAAAGTGAGTGAAGAAGAACATGGCATACCTTAATGCCATTGAAGCATCCCATTAACAGCTCGGCTGGACTCTTTGTAGTCTGTGATAAATCATCATGCAGTTGAATTGCTCTTTTGACGTCATGCATAAGAGACATAAGACCAAAAACAAACACCCTTTCAGCTTTCTGCAAACGCACATGTGGAAACCCCCCAGTCAGTCTTAACAACTTCACATTTAAGCAGAAAAATATACCTTAAAATCTTCATCATACCTCTGACATTCGGAAACTCACTGAGGCACCATTTGCCAATGGAATGGAAAGCACTCCATTTAATGGCACAAAGGCATCGGGAACATATGATCCATCTATCAAAGATGACtaagaaaacaagacaaagTCATTTTCACGTATAACGTGATGatcaaataatatgaaaatcGCTCATAGACATGgataatataaatcaaaactaacaaaatctCTGATTTCTTTGTCAGTCCAGTGTTCCAGTTGATCATCCAAAGAAACAACAGAAACATCGCTTTCATCTgcataaatttaaagaaaatgaaaatgaaatgcttcttacaaaaaattattaaatgtctACCACCATTTTCATCATAttctatttcttttcaaaaatgtACTTTTTAAATCCTCACCTGGGAGTTGAATGTCAACTTTATCTGAATTTATACTCCAAAATGAATTGCTGAACATTGGACTATCCTGCGCAATTTTCCCAAGACCTGCATGCATAATTCACTACAATTATCTTTTATGAAAGAGAGGACATAATAtagaaatttgattattatagtTAATCCATGGCCAGAGACCATTGATTCCATTCACTTCCAGCAAAAATACAGCACGAGGCCTCTTGAATGGGTTAGGGCTCAGAACCTTGTTCAACTgcagaaagaaataatattatcatcaaTCAAACCTAATATAAGTACGATGTAACATGACTAATGTGGTGAAAACAAAACACCACTAATGATTTCAAATGACCTTGGATGAGCTGGCAGCTGAAAGGGTGGAAGGAGGAGCAAAACCAAGCAAAACTGACACAACAGCGCTAACATCCTGAAGCAAGAATGAAGGTTGCTGCAAAGTGGAATTGTACCACTCAGTGAGATCATCATTATTGATTTAAGCGTTGAACAGAATGCAGTAATCAATCGTGAAACTAAGGGGAacatggaaaagatgaaaatgaagagaatattCACCTTTAAATTCAACAGAAATCAATGTCCCCCAAAATGAACAAATGTGTAGGTAAAGTTCTAATGTAAGTTGCAGTAATACAATTAAAACTGTGTCATTATAAACATCACTTGGAAAAATTTAGATAGGACTCCCACTCATACAATATAAACAAGAGAAGATGTTGCAATTCAGTTCTCACATCTAACGAGAGTTCGTATTCATTCGTCAAGTGTCACTTCCCCCCACGTTTCCAACACTAACAACTAGGCCGAAGGCTCATACTGCATGATTTATTCATAAGACTCCAAAatggattttaattaatttattttttaatttgtatgcaCCTGATTTTCAAAATCAACTCAAAATCGAAGTTGGGTAGAACcgttttcaattaaataactGATGTTCGCATCGGTCAGCGAGATGAATTGGAATGTAACAAAAAATGCTGAaacgagaaaaagaagaatcgGAACCTCATCATTTGATGATCTAGCGCGAAGGAATTGATGACTGGAACTATCAACGAAGGTGAGTGAACCAGAAGCCTCACCCTGCGTTAACACAAACAACCgaataaaagaaagaggaaatcGTTAGATCGAAACCGCTATCGAGTGCGTACGGGCTTGCCAGATTGAAGAGATTACAGAGAAAGAGAAACTAACCTTGATTTGAGGAGAGAATAAGGAGACAATGAGGAAGACGCTCCAAATAACGGAAACGCGAAACTCCATCGCAGAGAGAAAGATAGAGAGATCCAGACGTTCTACTTCAGCAACGTGCTTGTTGTTTCTTGCAATAATGAAACAGCCAATAGCACTCAGAAGAGACACAGGCTCGTTTGGGCTTTCTTACATTGGGTTGGAGTTTCTTTTAGCAcccatcttttcttttctaatctCCACATCACAAAACTTCCAATATTTTTTCTTCgttcaaaatgattttaaattcataacttgaaaatatattatgaaaggtgcaattttaaatttataaaactttattaaattttaaaatttctataaatttgggtattttaattgattatattttacttttttagtctattgaatatttaaaatttttattcaagTGACTTGTCATCTTTTACTTGTCTTTCCCTCTtgataaat
Above is a genomic segment from Vigna radiata var. radiata cultivar VC1973A chromosome 10, Vradiata_ver6, whole genome shotgun sequence containing:
- the LOC106776110 gene encoding uncharacterized protein LOC106776110, which encodes MEFRVSVIWSVFLIVSLFSPQIKGEASGSLTFVDSSSHQFLRARSSNDEQPSFLLQDVSAVVSVLLGFAPPSTLSAASSSKLNKVLSPNPFKRPRAVFLLEVNGINGLGKIAQDSPMFSNSFWSINSDKVDIQLPDESDVSVVSLDDQLEHWTDKEIRDFSSLIDGSYVPDAFVPLNGVLSIPLANGASVSFRMSEKAERVFVFGLMSLMHDVKRAIQLHDDLSQTTKSPAELLMGCFNGIKVLQEQYETESIAEHGIEVLYATLSKIVSSLQEAYKGQIVGIIYCHVATTEELEKKFDVIFTPHHTARWLAETSALNATLPEVVLVRRTLAWVTGILLLLSTLMGICYLLNMPLTRDTLLYSNVKLD